The Quercus robur chromosome 7, dhQueRobu3.1, whole genome shotgun sequence genome has a segment encoding these proteins:
- the LOC126691656 gene encoding disease resistance protein TAO1-like isoform X13 encodes MSTQGASTSSPSSSSTPRRTYDVFLSFRGEDTRTSFTDHLYNALTRKGIFTFRDDENLERGRFISEELVKAIQESKFAIVILSKNYAFSTWLLDELEHIVRCVEETGLVVVPIFYHVNPSDVRKQTGTFAEAFNAHKKRALDEHKMKTWRTALGVVADLSGWDLKDRHESEFIPKIVEDIDKKLNSKFLIIHENLVGVESMVAELLNCSYLDFENNVCMIGICGMGGIGKTTLAKAVYDMHSNKFDASSFIANVREKSERDCLLQLQKQLLKDISGEINTNISDDCEGVYIIKKRLRDKKVLLVLDDVNDEHQLEKLAGKKGWFRPGSWIIITTRDEHVLVAHEVLKIYRPKGLNNDDALKFFCLKAFKNEQPKEGYTQLSQEFVKYAGGLPLALVTLGSFLVGRPRDDWQSALDYFKENPPKKIFDILKISFDGLEDMWKEVFLDIACFFTGWPKFEVIRILKNCGFKARIGISVLQDKSLLTVIGGNEELGMHDLLQEMGKNIVRSCGELGRQSRLWLFEDLCRVLENNMETNAIQAIVIKKRNAGFNFEEFPEVFSKMTNLRLLIIDELHIPNALNRVPNGLRHLSWKCCSLKCLPSSFEPKELVELDLQYSKCEYLWEGAKCLGNLKSINLSSSENLIWTPDFSRVPRLEVLHLGCCTNLGGLHPSIGQLSKLKSLHLSYCESLTNLPSFSEATSLEVLGLECCTNLVGLHPSFGQLSKLKSLDLSRCTSLTNLPSFSEATSLEVLGLEWCTNLVGLHPSFGQLSKLKSLDLSHCTSLTNLPSFSKATSLEVLGLEGCTNLVGLHPSIGQLSKLKSLHLSHCTSLTNLPSFSEATSLEVLGLEGCTNLIGLHPSIGQLSKLKSLHLSRCTSLTNLPSFSEATSLEVLGLEWCTNLVGLHPSIGQLSKLKSLHLSRCTSLTNLPSFSEATSLEVLGLEGCTNLVGLHPSIGQLSKLKSLHLSRCTSLTNLPSFSEATSLEVLGLEWCTNLVGLHPLFGQLSKLKSLHLSCCTSLANLPSFSEATSLEVLLLEGCTNLVGLHPSIGQLSKLKSLHLSRCTSLTNLPSFSEATSLEVLGLEGCTNLVGLHPSIGQLSKLKSLHLSRCTSLTNLPSFSEATSLEVLGLEGCTNLVGLHPSIGQLSKLKSLHLSRCTSLTNLPSFSEATSLEVLGLEGCTNLVGLHPSIGQLSKLKSLHLSRCTSLTNLPSFSEATSLEVLGLEWCTNLVGLHPLFGQLSKLKSLHLSYCTSLTNLPSFSEATSLEVLLLEGCTNLVGLHPSIGQLSKLKSLHLSRCTSLTNLPSFLEATSLEVLGLEGCTNLVGLHPSIGQLSKLKSLHLSRCTSLTNLPSFLEATSLEVLGLEGCTNLVGLHPSIGQLSKLKSLHLSRCTSLTNLPSFSEATSLEVLGLEGCTNLVGLHPLFGQLSKLKSLNLSDCTSLTNLPNFSEATSLEVLGLR; translated from the exons TTACCACGTGAATCCATCTGATGTACGGAAGCAGACAGGAACTTTTGCAGAAGCATTTAATGCTCACAAAAAAAGAGCCTTAGATGAACACAAAATGAAAACGTGGAGAACTGCTTTGGGAGTAGTGGCTGATCTCTCTGGTTGGGATTTGAAAGATAG GCATGAGTCAGAATTTATCCCAAAAATTGTTGAAGACATTGATAagaaattgaattcaaaattcTTAATCATTCACGAAAACCTCGTAGGAGTAGAATCTATGGTGGCAGAATTGTTGAACTGTTCGTATTTAGATTTTGAGAATAATGTTTGCATGATAGGGATTTGTGGTATGGGGGGAATCGGAAAGACAACTCTTGCTAAAGCTGTTTATGATATGCATTCTAATAAATTTGATGCTTCTAGTTTTATTGCTAATGTTAGGGAAAAGTCGGAAAGAGATTGTTTGcttcaattacaaaaacaacTTCTTAAAGATATTTCGGGcgaaataaatacaaatatatcgGATGATTGTGAAGGAGTTTACATAATCAAAAAAAGGTTACGTGATAAAAAAGTTCTACTTGTCCTAGATGATGTTAATGATGAGCACCAATTAGAAAAATTGGCCGGAAAGAAAGGCTGGTTTCGACCGGGGAGTTGGATCATTATAACAACTAGAGATGAACATGTGTTAGTTGCACATGAAGTTCTTAAAATTTATAGGCCTAAAGGACTAAATAATGATGatgctttaaaatttttttgtttgaaagccTTCAAAAATGAGCAACCCAAAGAAGGTTATACGCAACTATCTCAGGAATTTGTAAAATATGCCGGTGGCCTTCCGTTAGCTCTTGTTACTTTGGGTTCCTTTTTAGTTGGAAGACCAAGAGATGACTGGCAAAGTGCATTGGactattttaaagaaaatcctccaaaaaaaatatttgatatacttaaaataagttttgatgggCTAGAGGATATGTGGAAGGAGGTATTCTTAGATATTGCGTGTTTCTTTACGGGGTGGCCCAAATTTGAGGTAATACGTATACTAAAGAACTGTGGTTTTAAGGCAAGAATTGGTATAAGTGTTCTTCAGGACAAATCTCTCCTAACTGTCATAGGAGGCAATGAAGAATTGGGGATGCATGATCTACTACAAGAAATGGGTAAAAACATTGTTCGATCATGTGGAGAGCTTGGAAGGCAAAGTAGGTTGTGGCTTTTTGAGGACTTGTGTCGTGTATTGGAGAACAATATG GAAACAAATGCAATTCAAGCCATAGTCATCAAGAAAAGGAATGCAGGTTTCAACTTTGAAGAATTTCCTGAAGTTTTTTCAAAGATGACTAATCTTAGATTGCTAATAATTGATGAGTTGCACATCCCAAATGCTCTCAATCGTGTTCCTAATGGCCTAAGACATCTTTCATGGaaatgttgttcattaaaatGTTTGCCATCTAGTTTCGAACCAAAGGAACTTGTTGAACTTGACTTGCAGTATAGCAAATGTGAATATCTTTGGGAAGGAGCAAAG TGTTTAGGAAACTTAAAGTCCATCAATCTTTCCTCATCGGAGAACCTAATTTGGACACCTGACTTTTCAAGGGTTCCGAGACTTGAGGTACTACACCTTGGTTGTTGCACTAATTTGGGTGGGTTACACCCATCTATTGGACAACTCAGCAAGCTTAAAAGTTTACATCTGTCTTACTGCGAATCTCTTACTAATCTTCCCAGCTTTTCAGAGGCTACGAGTCTTGAGGTACTAGGCCTGGAATGTTGCACTAATTTGGTTGGGTTACACCCATCGTTTGGACAACTCAGCAAGCTTAAAAGTTTAGATCTGTCTCGCTGCACATCTCTTACTAATCTTCCCAGCTTTTCAGAGGCTACGAGTCTTGAGGTACTAGGCCTGGAATGGTGCACTAATTTGGTTGGGTTACACCCATCGTTTGGACAACTCAGCAAGCTTAAAAGTTTAGATCTGTCTCACTGCACATCTCTTACTAATCTTCCGAGCTTTTCAAAGGCTACGAGTCTTGAGGTACTAGGCCTGGAAGGGTGCACTAATTTGGTTGGGTTACACCCATCTATTGGACAACTCAGCAAGCTTAAAAGTTTACATCTGTCTCACTGCACATCTCTTACTAATCTTCCCAGCTTTTCAGAGGCTACGAGTCTTGAG GTACTAGGCCTGGAAGGGTGCACTAATTTGATTGGGTTACACCCATCTATTGGACAACTCAGCAAGCTTAAAAGTTTACATCTGTCTCGCTGCACATCTCTTACTAATCTTCCCAGCTTTTCAGAGGCTACGAGTCTTGAGGTACTAGGCCTGGAATGGTGCACTAATTTGGTTGGGTTACACCCATCTATTGGACAACTCAGCAAGCTTAAAAGTTTACATCTGTCTCGCTGCACATCTCTTACTAATCTTCCCAGCTTTTCAGAGGCTACGAGTCTTGAGGTACTAGGCCTGGAAGGGTGCACTAATTTGGTTGGGTTACACCCATCTATTGGACAACTCAGCAAGCTTAAAAGTTTACATCTGTCTCGCTGCACATCTCTTACTAATCTTCCCAGCTTTTCAGAGGCTACGAGTCTTGAG GTACTAGGCCTGGAATGGTGCACTAATTTGGTTGGGTTACACCCATTGTTTGGACAACTCAGCAAGCTTAAAAGTTTACATCTGTCTTGCTGCACATCTCTTGCTAATCTTCCTAGTTTTTCAGAGGCTACGAGTCTTGAGGTACTACTCCTGGAAGGGTGCACTAATTTGGTTGGGTTACACCCATCTATTGGACAACTCAGCAAGCTTAAAAGTTTACATTTGTCTCGCTGCACATCTCTTACTAATCTTCCCAGCTTTTCAGAGGCTACGAGTCTTGAG GTACTAGGCCTGGAAGGGTGCACTAATTTGGTTGGGTTACACCCATCTATTGGACAACTCAGCAAGCTTAAAAGTTTACATCTGTCTCGCTGCACATCTCTTACTAATCTTCCCAGCTTTTCAGAGGCTACGAGTCTTGAG GTACTAGGCCTGGAAGGGTGCACTAATTTGGTTGGGTTACACCCATCTATTGGACAACTCAGCAAGCTTAAAAGTTTACATCTGTCTCGCTGCACATCTCTTACTAATCTTCCCAGCTTTTCAGAGGCTACGAGTCTTGAGGTACTAGGCCTGGAAGGGTGCACTAATTTGGTTGGGTTACACCCATCTATTGGACAACTCAGCAAGCTTAAAAGTTTACATCTGTCTCGCTGCACATCTCTTACTAATCTTCCCAGCTTTTCAGAGGCTACGAGTCTTGAG GTACTAGGCCTGGAATGGTGCACTAATTTGGTTGGGTTACACCCATTGTTTGGACAACTCAGCAAGCTTAAAAGTTTACATCTGTCTTACTGCACATCTCTTACTAATCTTCCCAGCTTTTCCGAGGCTACGAGTCTTGAGGTACTACTCCTGGAAGGGTGCACTAATTTGGTTGGGTTACACCCATCTATTGGACAACTCAGCAAGCTTAAAAGTTTACATCTGTCTCGCTGCACATCTCTTACTAATCTTCCCAGCTTTTTAGAGGCTACGAGTCTTGAG GTACTAGGCCTGGAAGGGTGCACTAATTTGGTTGGGTTACACCCATCTATTGGACAACTCAGCAAGCTTAAAAGTTTACATCTGTCTCGCTGCACATCTCTTACTAATCTTCCCAGCTTTTTAGAGGCTACGAGTCTTGAG GTACTAGGCCTGGAAGGGTGCACTAATTTGGTTGGGTTACACCCATCTATTGGACAACTCAGCAAGCTTAAAAGTTTACATCTGTCTCGCTGCACATCTCTTACTAATCTTCCCAGCTTTTCAGAGGCTACGAGTCTTGAGGTACTAGGCCTGGAAGGGTGCACTAATTTGGTTGGGTTACACCCATTGTTTGGACAACTCAGCAAGCTTAAAAGTTTAAATCTGTCTGATTGCACATCTCTTACTAATCTTCCCAACTTTTCAGAGGCTACGAGTCTTGAGGTACTAGGCCTGAGATGA
- the LOC126691656 gene encoding disease resistance protein TAO1-like isoform X15 translates to MSTQGASTSSPSSSSTPRRTYDVFLSFRGEDTRTSFTDHLYNALTRKGIFTFRDDENLERGRFISEELVKAIQESKFAIVILSKNYAFSTWLLDELEHIVRCVEETGLVVVPIFYHVNPSDVRKQTGTFAEAFNAHKKRALDEHKMKTWRTALGVVADLSGWDLKDRHESEFIPKIVEDIDKKLNSKFLIIHENLVGVESMVAELLNCSYLDFENNVCMIGICGMGGIGKTTLAKAVYDMHSNKFDASSFIANVREKSERDCLLQLQKQLLKDISGEINTNISDDCEGVYIIKKRLRDKKVLLVLDDVNDEHQLEKLAGKKGWFRPGSWIIITTRDEHVLVAHEVLKIYRPKGLNNDDALKFFCLKAFKNEQPKEGYTQLSQEFVKYAGGLPLALVTLGSFLVGRPRDDWQSALDYFKENPPKKIFDILKISFDGLEDMWKEVFLDIACFFTGWPKFEVIRILKNCGFKARIGISVLQDKSLLTVIGGNEELGMHDLLQEMGKNIVRSCGELGRQSRLWLFEDLCRVLENNMETNAIQAIVIKKRNAGFNFEEFPEVFSKMTNLRLLIIDELHIPNALNRVPNGLRHLSWKCCSLKCLPSSFEPKELVELDLQYSKCEYLWEGAKCLGNLKSINLSSSENLIWTPDFSRVPRLEVLHLGCCTNLGGLHPSIGQLSKLKSLHLSYCESLTNLPSFSEATSLEVLGLECCTNLVGLHPSFGQLSKLKSLDLSRCTSLTNLPSFSEATSLEVLGLEWCTNLVGLHPSFGQLSKLKSLDLSHCTSLTNLPSFSKATSLEVLGLEGCTNLVGLHPSIGQLSKLKSLHLSHCTSLTNLPSFSEATSLEVLGLEGCTNLIGLHPSIGQLSKLKSLHLSRCTSLTNLPSFSEATSLEVLGLEWCTNLVGLHPSIGQLSKLKSLHLSRCTSLTNLPSFSEATSLEVLGLEGCTNLVGLHPSIGQLSKLKSLHLSRCTSLTNLPSFSEATSLEVLGLEWCTNLVGLHPLFGQLSKLKSLHLSCCTSLANLPSFSEATSLEVLLLEGCTNLVGLHPSIGQLSKLKSLHLSRCTSLTNLPSFSEATSLEVLGLEGCTNLVGLHPSIGQLSKLKSLHLSHCTSLTNLPSFSEATSLEVLGLEGCTNLIGLHPSIGQLSKLKSLHLSRCTSLTNLPSFSEATSLEVLGLEWCTNLVGLHPSIGQLSKLKSLHLSRCTSLTNLPSFSEATSLEVLGLEWCTNLVGLHPLFGQLSKLKSLHLSCCTSLANLPSFSEATSLEVLLLEGCTNLVGLHPSIGQLSKLKSLHLSRCTSLTNLPSFSEATSLEVLGLEGCTNLVGLHPSIGQLSKLKSLHLSHCTSLTNLPSFSEATSLEVLGLEGCTNLVGLHPSIGQLSKLKSLHLSRCTSLTNLPSFSEATSLEVLGLEGCTNLVGLHPLFGQLSKLKSLNLSDCTSLTNLPNFSEATSLEVLGLR, encoded by the exons TTACCACGTGAATCCATCTGATGTACGGAAGCAGACAGGAACTTTTGCAGAAGCATTTAATGCTCACAAAAAAAGAGCCTTAGATGAACACAAAATGAAAACGTGGAGAACTGCTTTGGGAGTAGTGGCTGATCTCTCTGGTTGGGATTTGAAAGATAG GCATGAGTCAGAATTTATCCCAAAAATTGTTGAAGACATTGATAagaaattgaattcaaaattcTTAATCATTCACGAAAACCTCGTAGGAGTAGAATCTATGGTGGCAGAATTGTTGAACTGTTCGTATTTAGATTTTGAGAATAATGTTTGCATGATAGGGATTTGTGGTATGGGGGGAATCGGAAAGACAACTCTTGCTAAAGCTGTTTATGATATGCATTCTAATAAATTTGATGCTTCTAGTTTTATTGCTAATGTTAGGGAAAAGTCGGAAAGAGATTGTTTGcttcaattacaaaaacaacTTCTTAAAGATATTTCGGGcgaaataaatacaaatatatcgGATGATTGTGAAGGAGTTTACATAATCAAAAAAAGGTTACGTGATAAAAAAGTTCTACTTGTCCTAGATGATGTTAATGATGAGCACCAATTAGAAAAATTGGCCGGAAAGAAAGGCTGGTTTCGACCGGGGAGTTGGATCATTATAACAACTAGAGATGAACATGTGTTAGTTGCACATGAAGTTCTTAAAATTTATAGGCCTAAAGGACTAAATAATGATGatgctttaaaatttttttgtttgaaagccTTCAAAAATGAGCAACCCAAAGAAGGTTATACGCAACTATCTCAGGAATTTGTAAAATATGCCGGTGGCCTTCCGTTAGCTCTTGTTACTTTGGGTTCCTTTTTAGTTGGAAGACCAAGAGATGACTGGCAAAGTGCATTGGactattttaaagaaaatcctccaaaaaaaatatttgatatacttaaaataagttttgatgggCTAGAGGATATGTGGAAGGAGGTATTCTTAGATATTGCGTGTTTCTTTACGGGGTGGCCCAAATTTGAGGTAATACGTATACTAAAGAACTGTGGTTTTAAGGCAAGAATTGGTATAAGTGTTCTTCAGGACAAATCTCTCCTAACTGTCATAGGAGGCAATGAAGAATTGGGGATGCATGATCTACTACAAGAAATGGGTAAAAACATTGTTCGATCATGTGGAGAGCTTGGAAGGCAAAGTAGGTTGTGGCTTTTTGAGGACTTGTGTCGTGTATTGGAGAACAATATG GAAACAAATGCAATTCAAGCCATAGTCATCAAGAAAAGGAATGCAGGTTTCAACTTTGAAGAATTTCCTGAAGTTTTTTCAAAGATGACTAATCTTAGATTGCTAATAATTGATGAGTTGCACATCCCAAATGCTCTCAATCGTGTTCCTAATGGCCTAAGACATCTTTCATGGaaatgttgttcattaaaatGTTTGCCATCTAGTTTCGAACCAAAGGAACTTGTTGAACTTGACTTGCAGTATAGCAAATGTGAATATCTTTGGGAAGGAGCAAAG TGTTTAGGAAACTTAAAGTCCATCAATCTTTCCTCATCGGAGAACCTAATTTGGACACCTGACTTTTCAAGGGTTCCGAGACTTGAGGTACTACACCTTGGTTGTTGCACTAATTTGGGTGGGTTACACCCATCTATTGGACAACTCAGCAAGCTTAAAAGTTTACATCTGTCTTACTGCGAATCTCTTACTAATCTTCCCAGCTTTTCAGAGGCTACGAGTCTTGAGGTACTAGGCCTGGAATGTTGCACTAATTTGGTTGGGTTACACCCATCGTTTGGACAACTCAGCAAGCTTAAAAGTTTAGATCTGTCTCGCTGCACATCTCTTACTAATCTTCCCAGCTTTTCAGAGGCTACGAGTCTTGAGGTACTAGGCCTGGAATGGTGCACTAATTTGGTTGGGTTACACCCATCGTTTGGACAACTCAGCAAGCTTAAAAGTTTAGATCTGTCTCACTGCACATCTCTTACTAATCTTCCGAGCTTTTCAAAGGCTACGAGTCTTGAGGTACTAGGCCTGGAAGGGTGCACTAATTTGGTTGGGTTACACCCATCTATTGGACAACTCAGCAAGCTTAAAAGTTTACATCTGTCTCACTGCACATCTCTTACTAATCTTCCCAGCTTTTCAGAGGCTACGAGTCTTGAG GTACTAGGCCTGGAAGGGTGCACTAATTTGATTGGGTTACACCCATCTATTGGACAACTCAGCAAGCTTAAAAGTTTACATCTGTCTCGCTGCACATCTCTTACTAATCTTCCCAGCTTTTCAGAGGCTACGAGTCTTGAGGTACTAGGCCTGGAATGGTGCACTAATTTGGTTGGGTTACACCCATCTATTGGACAACTCAGCAAGCTTAAAAGTTTACATCTGTCTCGCTGCACATCTCTTACTAATCTTCCCAGCTTTTCAGAGGCTACGAGTCTTGAGGTACTAGGCCTGGAAGGGTGCACTAATTTGGTTGGGTTACACCCATCTATTGGACAACTCAGCAAGCTTAAAAGTTTACATCTGTCTCGCTGCACATCTCTTACTAATCTTCCCAGCTTTTCAGAGGCTACGAGTCTTGAG GTACTAGGCCTGGAATGGTGCACTAATTTGGTTGGGTTACACCCATTGTTTGGACAACTCAGCAAGCTTAAAAGTTTACATCTGTCTTGCTGCACATCTCTTGCTAATCTTCCTAGTTTTTCAGAGGCTACGAGTCTTGAGGTACTACTCCTGGAAGGGTGCACTAATTTGGTTGGGTTACACCCATCTATTGGACAACTCAGCAAGCTTAAAAGTTTACATTTGTCTCGCTGCACATCTCTTACTAATCTTCCCAGCTTTTCAGAGGCTACGAGTCTTGAG GTACTAGGCCTGGAAGGGTGCACTAATTTGGTTGGGTTACACCCATCTATTGGACAACTCAGCAAGCTTAAAAGTTTACATCTGTCTCACTGCACATCTCTTACTAATCTTCCCAGCTTTTCAGAGGCTACGAGTCTTGAGGTACTAGGCCTGGAAGGGTGCACTAATTTGATTGGGTTACACCCATCTATTGGACAACTCAGCAAGCTTAAAAGTTTACATCTGTCTCGCTGCACATCTCTTACTAATCTTCCCAGCTTTTCAGAGGCTACGAGTCTTGAGGTACTAGGCCTGGAATGGTGCACTAATTTGGTTGGGTTACACCCATCTATTGGACAACTCAGCAAGCTTAAAAGTTTACATCTGTCTCGCTGCACATCTCTTACTAATCTTCCCAGCTTTTCAGAGGCTACGAGTCTTGAG GTACTAGGCCTGGAATGGTGCACTAATTTGGTTGGGTTACACCCATTGTTTGGACAACTCAGCAAGCTTAAAAGTTTACATCTGTCTTGCTGCACATCTCTTGCTAATCTTCCTAGTTTTTCAGAGGCTACGAGTCTTGAGGTACTACTCCTGGAAGGGTGCACTAATTTGGTTGGGTTACACCCATCTATTGGACAACTCAGCAAGCTTAAAAGTTTACATTTGTCTCGCTGCACATCTCTTACTAATCTTCCCAGCTTTTCAGAGGCTACGAGTCTTGAG GTACTAGGCCTGGAAGGGTGCACTAATTTGGTTGGGTTACACCCATCTATTGGACAACTCAGCAAGCTTAAAAGTTTACATCTGTCTCACTGCACATCTCTTACTAATCTTCCCAGCTTTTCAGAGGCTACGAGTCTTGAG GTACTAGGCCTGGAAGGGTGCACTAATTTGGTTGGGTTACACCCATCTATTGGACAACTCAGCAAGCTTAAAAGTTTACATCTGTCTCGCTGCACATCTCTTACTAATCTTCCCAGCTTTTCAGAGGCTACGAGTCTTGAGGTACTAGGCCTGGAAGGGTGCACTAATTTGGTTGGGTTACACCCATTGTTTGGACAACTCAGCAAGCTTAAAAGTTTAAATCTGTCTGATTGCACATCTCTTACTAATCTTCCCAACTTTTCAGAGGCTACGAGTCTTGAGGTACTAGGCCTGAGATGA